TTGTATCTTTCTTTTGACAATTTCAAACTTAGCGCTTCTCTTTGCCAATTTGGCAACCGGACTTTCTCCTTTTCATTTAGAACTGCCATTTCGTAAACTTCTTCAGCTGTGGCGTCTTCCAAGTGCCAAGGGGTTTCATTTACTTTTTCATTTAGATAGTAAGAAACCAGGAATCTATTGAATCTGAAACCGTGTTTTTCATAAAACGAAACTGCCGGATCATCTTGTGCCACTTCTAAAAAAGTTTTATTCGTGTTTTTCCATTTCAGATCATCCAGGGCATATTCCAACAACGCCATTCCATATCCATGACCTCTATACTCTTTCAATATTCCAAAGGCATCTATTCTGGCCTTCGGAGGTCTTATGCAATTGATACACAATCCAACTTCTTTATCATCTACCAACATGAGAAAAGAATCATCTAGGGAAATGGAGTTTTCTCTTATGTCCAATTCAAAGGAAAAAACATCCCATTTTACTGGTATAACGTAATCCGAAAATATGTCGTTTACCATCTCCACTACTTTGCTTAAAGAGGCAACGCTTAGTTTTTCGAACGTTACTTCCATTTCGTTCATCCTCCCTCAAATGATTTTTTCTTCAGAAAGCCTTTTCACATAATATTTCGCGTCTTCAAATATCTCCTGCGAAATTTCGAATTCGTTTTTAGACAGCTCAAAAGCCTCATCGAACGAGAAACCCAATTCCATGAAATTCAATAATTCGTATCTAAAATCCCTGAAGCCAGGTGCACGTCTTGTCAGCTTGAAAAACCATTCCCTATCTTCAGCGTTCATCCACACATCCTGAACGGGGCCCTTTATTTTTCTCAAATGCTGAGGGAATTTTTCCATACTCTTGGCATCCTCAATAAAGGGTTCAAGCATTTTTTTCAATTCTTCGACGTTTGTGTATTCGGAGAGATCTTCCATCTTTTTATATGCCATGTAAGCGATCCATTTTTTCGTAAGAGAATCCTCGTTGTTGGTGTAATTTTCCACGAATTCTTTTGCTATGTTGGCTTGAGCTTTTACGGCAGTGGATTTTGAAAAATCATAAGTAAGATCGAAGAGAGAATTCAGCACTCCCTTCCCTATCCATTCAAATGATTTCACTGAAGATTTATCCGGGGTATCCTCACTTGTATGATAGAACCTATCAGGAAATTGTGTTAAAGATGTTGTGGGAACGCCAATAGTTGCGTCTGTAAAAATGAAATGATCTGAACCTCCGGAGTATTTCCCTGTCATCATTCTGAATTCATGTGTTTGAAGGTTGGCATAAACAACATCGTTTATGAACGAAGGAAGCGACCAGGGTGAAGAGGATACCTGCAAAATGGAGCCGGTTTTCGTTTGATCTTCTCCAACCATATCAAGATTTATTCCAAGCTCAAAATCCGCTTTGTGATCTTCCAGATACGCCATCGTGCCGTACATTTCTGGTATCCATAGAGCCACAACTTCCCTGTCTATTCCAACCTTTTTCAAAACTCTTACCAACTCTGCTAAGAGAGCTGAACCGCT
The DNA window shown above is from Mesoaciditoga lauensis cd-1655R = DSM 25116 and carries:
- a CDS encoding DUF4910 domain-containing protein; amino-acid sequence: MLRKNWIDEFSPQNALEIERNISQYHRAKGSEGYSKAVEAIRKVIGDSKVLKYPAGKDYEGWKTPVGWNLKGGFLKVNGKYIVADLSLSPISAIFMSGATNGIEKLPLVDVGTGENVEDYEGKEVSGKAVLASGDISRVYDLAVEKFGAKCVLSSFMRFHVESIGRIPELLPNSVNYTSFPAYANGKAFGFALNYGQYKWIKSLFKNGKVEIEASIDADRGNDMLEVIEACFGKSSSKKPLVMMAHLCHPRPGANDNASGSALLAELVRVLKKVGIDREVVALWIPEMYGTMAYLEDHKADFELGINLDMVGEDQTKTGSILQVSSSPWSLPSFINDVVYANLQTHEFRMMTGKYSGGSDHFIFTDATIGVPTTSLTQFPDRFYHTSEDTPDKSSVKSFEWIGKGVLNSLFDLTYDFSKSTAVKAQANIAKEFVENYTNNEDSLTKKWIAYMAYKKMEDLSEYTNVEELKKMLEPFIEDAKSMEKFPQHLRKIKGPVQDVWMNAEDREWFFKLTRRAPGFRDFRYELLNFMELGFSFDEAFELSKNEFEISQEIFEDAKYYVKRLSEEKII
- a CDS encoding GNAT family N-acetyltransferase encodes the protein MEVTFEKLSVASLSKVVEMVNDIFSDYVIPVKWDVFSFELDIRENSISLDDSFLMLVDDKEVGLCINCIRPPKARIDAFGILKEYRGHGYGMALLEYALDDLKWKNTNKTFLEVAQDDPAVSFYEKHGFRFNRFLVSYYLNEKVNETPWHLEDATAEEVYEMAVLNEKEKVRLPNWQREALSLKLSKERYNYQFVVEHGEKIGYVVWGVNSNGAYIIDTAPRGGKDYDRFLKKVIAYIQSELSPRSILIMNVPDNDSLYKACVSAGMKPFFNQLEMVKF